A genomic region of Eucalyptus grandis isolate ANBG69807.140 chromosome 5, ASM1654582v1, whole genome shotgun sequence contains the following coding sequences:
- the LOC120293670 gene encoding uncharacterized protein LOC120293670 — protein MADWVAAFGIGLISHNQVNLSASATDVDGALQAFWASFLLLHLGGPDTITAFSLEDSSLWQRHMLSLIFQVGAAIYVFVQIFPINKSQAIPMILVFLSRVTKHAERLRALNLSSLPSLRESMLSGLRLGKTIISQGANEKLIEEVNAPGDGYSDGEEAKLLESTMVKHAYYFFQIFNVFIGNLIFKREERKISREYFCKVSAIDALRVISIELNFMYEVLYTKALAIHSRWSYIFRFINFTSIVLAFILFNRLQKDGLFELDVEITYSLLFGGIALDVIALFMLIFSDWTVARIKWYTTGSSKLDSFLHKLVSSTDELREPRFVVGESDKDV, from the coding sequence ATGGCTGACTGGGTAGCTGCATTTGGGATTGGGCTCATCTCTCACAACCAAGTTAATTTGTCTGCTAGTGCAACTGACGTTGATGGAGCACTTCAAGCATTTTGGGCCTCATTTCTCTTACTACATCTTGGTGGTCCAGACACCATCACCGCCTTCTCTCTAGAGGACAGCTCACTTTGGCAACGACATATGCTCAGTCTCATATTCCAAGTCGGTGCTGCTATCTATGTGTTTGTGCAGATATTTCCCATCAACAAGTCACAGGCGATCCCCATGATATTGGTGTTTCTTTCTAGGGTCACAAAACATGCGGAGAGGTTACGAGCACTTAATCTCTCGAGCCTCCCAAGCCTTAGGGAATCAATGCTCTCAGGCCTCCGGCTTGGAAAAACGATAATCTCACAAGGTGCAAATGAGAAATTAATTGAAGAAGTCAATGCTCCAGGGGATGGATACTCTGATGGAGAAGAAGCAAAGCTTCTTGAGAGTACCATGGTGAAGCATGCttactatttttttcaaatctttaatGTCTTCATTGGGAACCTTATATTCAAACGCGAGGAACGCAAAATAAGCCGAGAGTATTTTTGCAAAGTTTCTGCAATAGATGCACTAAGGGTGAtatcaattgaactcaatttcatGTACGAGGTGCTCTATACAAAAGCTTTGGCAATACATTCCAGGTGGAGCTACATTTTCCGCTTCATAAACTTCACTAGCATTGTGTTGGCTTTCATTTTATTCAATCGCTTGCAGAAGGATGGGCTCTTTGAACTAGATGTCGAAATTACTTATTCCCTTCTTTTTGGAGGAATTGCTCTTGATGTGATAGCTCTGTTCATGCTTATTTTCTCTGATTGGACTGTTGCCAGAATCAAGTGGTATACCACAGGATCATCTAAACTAGATTCATTTCTCCACAAGTTGGTATCTAGCACGGATGAGCTGAGGGAGC